A stretch of Shinella zoogloeoides DNA encodes these proteins:
- a CDS encoding sensor histidine kinase: MAEKGGVEREGTRPLTETPVPSVGFLSGLSGRLLLLTAVFVLIAEVLIFVPSVANMRLMWLRDRLNTAAAASVVIEGLPDQELPRNVQEEALLATGAKAIVLKRADASRMVAAVDMPPSVDAQYDLSDVSTLTSIYDAFDTLLFGGDRIIRVYGPVGETTTRIELLLDEGSLRRAMLRYARNVFILSMIISLATASPMFFALNRLLIRPIRRMTANIRDFAADPSNPARVLEPSGGRDEIAVAGIHLSAMQQTLQRTLKEQKNLADLGLAVSKINHDMRNILSSAQLMSDRLSDVDDPVVKRVAPKLLRSIDRAVGYTKEVLSYGRMREPEPRRRFVALKPLVQEVSEVLAIDARGDIDFVVEVEAGLQVDADGEQLFRVIHNLCRNAVEALSQESGLARRVVLVTGLRTGSVVSIAIDDNGPGMPEKARENLFAAFRGSVRSGGTGLGLAIARELVLAHGGTIALVEKATPGTLFRIELPDRPVPLDAFRHRA; the protein is encoded by the coding sequence ATGGCGGAGAAAGGAGGGGTGGAGAGAGAGGGGACGCGGCCTCTGACCGAGACGCCGGTGCCTTCCGTCGGCTTCCTGTCCGGCCTTTCGGGCCGGCTGCTCCTTTTGACGGCCGTCTTCGTGCTGATCGCCGAAGTGCTGATCTTCGTGCCCTCGGTGGCGAACATGCGGCTGATGTGGCTGCGTGACCGGCTGAACACCGCCGCCGCCGCGAGCGTCGTGATCGAGGGGCTGCCGGACCAGGAATTGCCGCGCAACGTGCAGGAGGAGGCCCTTCTGGCGACGGGCGCCAAGGCGATCGTGCTGAAGCGGGCGGATGCCTCGCGCATGGTCGCGGCCGTCGACATGCCGCCGAGCGTCGATGCGCAATACGACCTTTCCGACGTTTCGACGCTCACCTCGATCTACGACGCCTTCGACACGCTGCTCTTCGGCGGCGACCGCATCATCCGCGTCTACGGCCCGGTCGGCGAGACGACGACGCGCATCGAGCTGCTGCTCGACGAAGGCTCGCTGCGTCGCGCCATGCTCCGCTACGCCCGCAACGTCTTCATCCTCTCCATGATCATCTCGCTGGCGACGGCAAGCCCGATGTTCTTCGCGCTCAATCGCCTGCTCATCCGCCCGATCCGCCGCATGACCGCCAATATCCGCGACTTCGCCGCCGATCCCAGCAATCCCGCCCGCGTGCTGGAACCGTCCGGCGGACGCGACGAGATCGCCGTCGCCGGTATCCACCTCTCGGCCATGCAGCAGACCCTGCAGCGCACGCTGAAGGAGCAGAAGAACCTTGCCGATCTCGGCCTTGCCGTGTCGAAGATCAACCATGACATGCGCAACATCCTCTCCTCCGCCCAGCTCATGTCCGACCGCCTGTCGGATGTCGACGATCCCGTGGTCAAGCGCGTCGCGCCGAAGCTTCTGCGCAGCATCGACCGGGCGGTGGGCTATACCAAGGAAGTGCTCTCCTATGGCCGTATGCGCGAGCCGGAGCCGCGCCGCCGCTTCGTCGCCCTGAAGCCGCTGGTGCAGGAGGTCTCCGAGGTGCTGGCCATCGATGCGCGCGGCGATATCGATTTCGTTGTGGAGGTGGAGGCCGGCCTGCAGGTGGACGCGGACGGCGAACAGCTCTTCCGGGTCATCCACAATCTCTGCCGCAATGCCGTCGAGGCGCTGTCGCAGGAAAGCGGCCTTGCGCGGCGCGTCGTGCTGGTGACGGGCCTGCGCACCGGCAGCGTCGTTTCCATCGCCATCGACGACAACGGCCCCGGCATGCCGGAGAAGGCACGGGAGAACCTCTTCGCCGCCTTCCGCGGTTCCGTGCGCTCCGGCGGCACGGGCCTCGGCCTTGCCATCGCCCGGGAACTGGTGCTCGCCCATGGCGGCACCATCGCGCTCGTGGAGAAGGCAACGCCCGGAACGCTCTTCCGCATCGAGCTCCCCGACCGTCCCGTCCCCCTCGACGCCTTCCGCCACCGCGCCTGA
- a CDS encoding DUF6538 domain-containing protein, which yields MVLSMPSPYKHPATGVYWYRQRVPARLKASAKGKNVTLTVDGHVSFLGEEIKVSLCTKSPAEAKRLAQEAQAEFDRIWLSYETGPVSLTLKQIVALSGEVYHVIKRALEDDPGEAGEWLARRKIREANSRKVQKSPRASLMIDPGSNLRARLGSWVDGTLVQHHLSVTDDTYQRLLVEFDRAAGDIAALLEKRSLGDFSPDTVAARFPQLDLGAPTGKAEGGVSITALLEAWAGRLKKPKPQTITRYTGIINQLIAYLTHDDAERLTDADIVRWHGELMVGGIVTHDTFIKAYRAAISTVYAYGMTAQGGKLVTQNPAAGLLLEGPKKQQSRPKSFYVEEAHSILRNALEAMTAENNYSDINRAAMRWVPWICAYTGARAGEVCQLRKQDFIEIDGVKCIALLPDAGTIKTGQFRHVPLHPHLMEQGLWQFAGGAKAGPLFYNGSLKSAQPWVQTVQILGEWVRAVAKVTDKRIGPNHAWRHWFKSKGRTAGIDNVYLDAICGHSLPTQGNNYGEFEPRALFREICDLSP from the coding sequence ATGGTCCTTTCTATGCCTTCCCCATATAAGCATCCTGCAACGGGCGTTTACTGGTATCGCCAGCGTGTCCCGGCTAGGCTGAAAGCTTCGGCTAAGGGGAAAAACGTTACCCTTACCGTCGATGGCCATGTCTCCTTCCTTGGCGAGGAAATCAAAGTCTCCCTCTGCACCAAATCACCGGCTGAGGCGAAGCGGCTGGCTCAGGAGGCGCAAGCAGAGTTTGACCGAATCTGGCTGAGCTATGAGACAGGGCCGGTCTCCTTGACCCTCAAGCAAATCGTAGCCCTGTCAGGCGAGGTCTATCACGTCATCAAGCGCGCGCTGGAAGATGACCCCGGCGAAGCTGGGGAATGGTTAGCTCGTAGAAAGATTCGGGAGGCTAATAGCCGTAAGGTCCAAAAATCGCCGCGCGCTTCCTTGATGATCGATCCAGGTTCAAACCTGCGCGCACGTCTTGGCTCTTGGGTAGATGGCACCTTGGTCCAGCATCACCTCAGCGTCACCGATGATACTTACCAGCGCCTCTTGGTCGAGTTCGACCGGGCCGCAGGCGATATTGCGGCGCTGCTCGAAAAGCGTTCGCTGGGGGATTTCAGTCCGGACACGGTAGCTGCGCGATTCCCCCAGCTTGACCTCGGTGCGCCAACAGGGAAAGCCGAAGGGGGAGTTTCTATCACGGCCCTGCTGGAGGCGTGGGCGGGCCGTTTGAAGAAGCCGAAGCCGCAAACCATCACCCGATACACCGGCATCATCAACCAGCTCATTGCCTATCTTACGCATGACGACGCTGAGCGTTTGACGGATGCTGATATCGTGCGCTGGCATGGCGAACTGATGGTGGGCGGCATCGTCACCCATGATACCTTCATCAAGGCTTACCGAGCTGCGATTAGCACCGTCTATGCCTACGGGATGACAGCCCAGGGCGGCAAGCTCGTGACGCAAAACCCGGCTGCGGGCCTGCTGCTGGAAGGCCCGAAGAAGCAGCAAAGCCGGCCGAAGAGCTTCTATGTGGAGGAAGCCCATAGCATCCTCAGGAATGCTCTGGAGGCAATGACGGCTGAGAACAACTATTCTGACATCAACCGTGCTGCCATGCGCTGGGTGCCGTGGATTTGCGCTTATACCGGCGCGAGGGCGGGGGAAGTATGCCAGCTTCGCAAGCAGGACTTCATTGAAATAGATGGAGTTAAGTGCATCGCCCTCCTGCCTGATGCCGGCACGATCAAGACTGGTCAGTTCCGTCATGTCCCGCTACACCCCCACCTCATGGAGCAAGGCCTTTGGCAGTTTGCTGGCGGTGCGAAGGCTGGCCCCCTATTTTATAATGGCAGCCTCAAGTCAGCCCAGCCGTGGGTGCAGACGGTGCAGATTCTGGGTGAATGGGTCCGCGCCGTGGCGAAAGTCACTGACAAGCGCATAGGCCCGAACCATGCATGGCGGCATTGGTTCAAGTCGAAGGGGCGGACTGCGGGTATCGATAACGTCTATCTTGATGCCATCTGCGGCCACAGCCTGCCGACCCAGGGCAACAACTACGGCGAGTTTGAGCCGCGCGCGCTGTTCCGCGAAATCTGTGACCTGAGCCCCTGA
- a CDS encoding IS3 family transposase (programmed frameshift), which yields MKRARFTDEQIIGMLKEQESGQRTADVCRKHGISEATFYKYKAKYGGMEVSDARKLKALEDENAKLKKLLAEAMLDNAVLKDVAFKKMVTPGARRDAVAHVCKEHNVSQRRACAILTIDRSSVRYCSVRPNDASIREAMRQVASERRRFGYRRIHVMLDRQGIVMNLKKLRRLYREEKLAVRKRGGRKRALGTRRPIALPSRANERWSLDFVSDAFTDGRRFRVLAIVDDFTRECLALVADTSLSGLRVTRELDIVMAKRGRPHTIVSDNGTELTSMVILRWCQQTRVEWHYIAPGKPMQNGFVESFNGSFRDECLNETLFSSLPHARTEITAWKEDYNKQRPHSSLGNITPIEFAMKMAMEKQAA from the exons ATGAAGCGTGCACGGTTTACGGACGAGCAGATCATCGGGATGCTGAAGGAGCAGGAGAGCGGTCAGAGGACGGCCGATGTCTGCCGCAAGCACGGAATATCCGAGGCGACCTTCTATAAATACAAGGCCAAGTATGGCGGCATGGAGGTATCCGATGCCCGCAAGCTGAAGGCTTTGGAAGATGAGAATGCCAAGCTGAAGAAGCTGCTCGCCGAGGCGATGCTGGACAACGCCGTTTTGAAGGATGTCGCAT TCAAAAAAATGGTAACGCCCGGCGCAAGGCGGGATGCGGTGGCCCATGTCTGCAAGGAGCATAACGTGAGCCAGCGTCGGGCGTGTGCGATCCTGACCATTGATCGGTCGAGCGTGCGATATTGCAGCGTTCGGCCGAACGATGCCTCCATTCGAGAGGCCATGAGGCAGGTTGCGTCCGAGCGCCGCCGCTTCGGCTATCGCCGCATCCATGTGATGCTGGATCGGCAGGGCATCGTCATGAACCTGAAGAAGCTGCGTCGCCTCTACCGGGAAGAGAAGCTTGCAGTTCGCAAGCGTGGTGGCCGTAAGCGAGCCTTGGGAACGCGACGGCCCATTGCGCTGCCGTCACGGGCCAACGAACGGTGGAGCCTCGACTTCGTCAGCGATGCATTCACGGATGGACGGCGGTTCCGCGTTTTGGCCATTGTCGATGACTTTACACGGGAATGCCTGGCGCTGGTCGCCGACACATCCCTTTCGGGTCTGCGTGTCACGCGGGAACTCGATATCGTCATGGCCAAACGCGGACGCCCTCACACGATTGTCTCGGACAACGGCACGGAACTGACCTCAATGGTAATCCTCAGATGGTGCCAGCAGACACGTGTGGAATGGCATTACATCGCACCGGGAAAGCCGATGCAAAACGGCTTCGTGGAAAGCTTCAACGGCAGTTTCCGCGATGAGTGCCTCAACGAAACACTGTTCTCGTCACTGCCTCACGCCAGAACCGAGATCACGGCATGGAAGGAGGATTACAACAAGCAAAGGCCGCATTCATCGCTGGGCAATATCACGCCCATCGAATTTGCCATGAAAATGGCTATGGAAAAACAGGCTGCATAG
- a CDS encoding GAF domain-containing protein, giving the protein MSLHLGDLSACFEGVIPSIIATASADGMPNISYLSHVVRVDDEHVALSNQFFAKTAANVRANPQVTLILVDGFTGDQFLLDIGFVRSVDAGPLFDRIALQLKASSAQVGMSDVMRLRSADIFRVQRIEKVPSPVEAADVPAARAPISLPALSRAVRTIERQVEADEIIDSLLAGVRAVLGYDNALVLIRDGHRGSLVTTGSIGYARSGLGSEIAGNDGLIGAAAASGETIKVNDMSRVRRFGEAISLETEAQENATRIVAFPQLPGALSQIAVPMTNCGVVVGVLFIESPKRLAFREDDEAALEILAHQAAASLQASEGEAASIEPERIAPPPASQPAGRDIRITHHRVDDSIFIDNIYVVKGVAGALLRLMLEWHLGDGRIEFTNREMRLAIGSRMPEIKDNLETRLLLLRRRLDEKQAPIQLARIGRGRVRLDIDGTLLLKPSGE; this is encoded by the coding sequence ATGAGCTTGCATCTCGGAGATCTGTCTGCCTGCTTCGAAGGCGTCATTCCCTCCATCATCGCCACTGCTTCCGCGGATGGCATGCCGAACATCTCTTATCTCTCCCATGTGGTGCGGGTCGACGACGAACATGTCGCCCTGTCCAACCAGTTCTTCGCCAAGACGGCGGCGAATGTGCGCGCGAACCCGCAGGTCACGTTGATCCTTGTCGACGGCTTCACCGGAGACCAGTTCCTGCTCGACATCGGTTTTGTCCGATCTGTCGATGCGGGGCCGCTGTTCGACAGGATCGCGTTGCAGCTCAAGGCGAGCAGCGCCCAGGTGGGTATGTCGGATGTCATGCGATTGAGGAGTGCCGATATCTTCCGCGTCCAGCGGATCGAGAAGGTGCCATCGCCGGTGGAGGCCGCCGACGTTCCAGCGGCGCGGGCACCGATAAGCCTTCCCGCGCTTTCCCGAGCCGTGCGGACCATCGAGCGCCAGGTGGAGGCCGATGAGATCATCGACAGCCTGCTTGCGGGCGTTCGCGCAGTGCTTGGCTACGACAATGCTCTTGTACTCATCCGCGACGGCCATCGGGGTTCGCTGGTCACGACCGGCAGCATCGGCTACGCCCGCTCGGGCCTGGGATCGGAAATCGCCGGGAACGACGGGCTGATCGGCGCGGCGGCCGCAAGCGGCGAGACGATCAAGGTCAACGACATGAGCCGCGTGCGCCGGTTCGGCGAGGCCATCAGCCTGGAGACAGAAGCCCAGGAGAACGCCACGCGCATTGTCGCCTTTCCGCAACTTCCGGGCGCGCTGAGCCAGATCGCGGTCCCCATGACGAACTGCGGCGTGGTCGTCGGCGTACTCTTCATCGAAAGCCCGAAGCGGCTGGCTTTTCGCGAGGACGACGAGGCGGCGCTTGAAATCCTGGCTCACCAGGCCGCCGCCTCCTTGCAGGCGAGCGAAGGGGAAGCGGCGTCAATCGAACCGGAGCGGATCGCGCCGCCACCGGCGTCCCAGCCCGCCGGCCGGGACATCCGCATCACTCATCACCGCGTCGACGACAGCATCTTTATAGACAACATCTATGTCGTGAAGGGCGTCGCCGGCGCGCTGCTGCGCCTGATGCTCGAATGGCATTTGGGCGATGGGCGCATCGAATTCACCAATCGCGAGATGCGGCTGGCGATCGGGAGCCGGATGCCGGAAATCAAGGACAACCTTGAAACCCGCCTCCTCCTGCTGCGACGCCGGTTGGACGAGAAGCAGGCTCCGATACAGCTCGCCAGGATCGGCAGGGGGCGTGTGCGTCTGGACATTGACGGAACGCTCCTGCTCAAACCTTCCGGTGAGTAG
- a CDS encoding pyridoxamine 5'-phosphate oxidase family protein, whose translation MRLDDKLFDFFKRPLMCIIAVADETRRPSAGRGVGFHIGEDRESVDVIFSAWQWPRLEPAVRQTGRLAATFVSPSDYVSFQLKGSAVMREIEPRDHEAAREFMVKATGELEELGVPGAVIAPWLTARDARVARLAVSEIYIQTPGPLAGMQAGAVSR comes from the coding sequence GTGCGGCTCGACGATAAGCTTTTCGATTTCTTCAAGCGGCCGTTGATGTGCATCATCGCCGTCGCCGACGAAACGCGCCGCCCCTCGGCTGGGCGGGGCGTCGGTTTCCATATCGGGGAAGACCGGGAGAGCGTCGACGTGATCTTTTCCGCCTGGCAATGGCCCCGGCTGGAGCCTGCCGTGCGCCAGACAGGGCGGCTCGCCGCGACGTTCGTCAGTCCGTCGGATTATGTCAGCTTCCAGCTCAAGGGATCGGCCGTCATGCGCGAGATCGAACCGCGCGACCACGAGGCCGCACGGGAATTCATGGTGAAGGCAACAGGCGAGCTTGAAGAGCTCGGCGTTCCTGGCGCCGTCATTGCGCCTTGGTTGACTGCCCGCGACGCGCGGGTCGCCCGCCTTGCTGTTAGCGAGATCTACATTCAGACGCCCGGCCCGCTCGCCGGCATGCAGGCCGGAGCGGTCTCCAGATGA
- a CDS encoding cupin domain-containing protein has protein sequence MKPFTYAAISPRDHGTPAMAFGEHIIRMMAANTGGAFGMFEAIVPPAGGPPLHVHEREDEFFRVLSGRFGFWCAGEYVELDEGGCLALPRGVPHRFQNVGETEGRIMVVVTPGGFESFFPVVELCKPETPEQVASVAKDFGLTFLPEDAAEAA, from the coding sequence ATGAAGCCCTTTACTTATGCCGCAATATCCCCGCGCGACCATGGAACGCCGGCAATGGCATTCGGCGAACATATCATTCGCATGATGGCTGCCAATACCGGCGGCGCCTTCGGTATGTTCGAGGCCATCGTGCCGCCTGCCGGCGGGCCGCCGCTGCATGTGCATGAGCGCGAGGATGAGTTTTTCCGCGTCCTGTCCGGTCGCTTCGGCTTCTGGTGCGCCGGGGAGTATGTGGAACTGGATGAAGGCGGCTGCCTGGCGTTGCCGCGCGGCGTGCCGCACCGTTTCCAGAATGTCGGCGAAACGGAAGGCCGGATCATGGTCGTCGTGACACCGGGCGGCTTCGAGAGCTTCTTTCCTGTCGTCGAGCTTTGCAAGCCTGAGACACCGGAGCAGGTGGCTTCCGTCGCGAAGGATTTCGGCCTGACCTTCCTGCCGGAAGACGCAGCCGAGGCAGCATGA
- a CDS encoding YceI family protein, which yields MLRTTLLTLSFLAGLVPAQAAGQRDAAPTGLYKTDPSHSTLAWSFNHSGLSHYTARFTKVDAQLDWNSAEPEASKLTVEIDPMSVRTDYPWPEMVDFDAKIGGDPDFLAGKPITFVSNSIRVTGEKTGIVDGLLTFHGETHPATLDVTFNGSIEKHPIMGVPKIGFSATGNIRRSEWGLGFGIPELSDEVKLVIETQMVPADHQFP from the coding sequence ATGCTTCGTACAACTCTCCTCACCCTTTCCTTCCTCGCTGGCCTTGTCCCGGCCCAAGCCGCCGGACAGCGGGACGCCGCCCCGACCGGCCTCTACAAGACCGATCCGTCGCATTCGACGCTTGCCTGGTCGTTCAACCATTCCGGCCTGTCGCACTATACCGCGCGCTTCACCAAGGTCGACGCACAGCTCGACTGGAATTCCGCCGAGCCGGAAGCATCAAAGCTGACCGTCGAAATCGACCCGATGTCGGTGCGGACCGATTATCCCTGGCCTGAAATGGTCGATTTCGACGCCAAGATCGGCGGGGATCCGGACTTCCTTGCCGGCAAGCCGATCACTTTCGTTTCGAACTCCATTCGCGTCACCGGCGAGAAGACGGGTATCGTCGACGGACTTCTCACCTTCCACGGCGAGACGCATCCCGCAACGCTCGACGTCACCTTCAACGGCTCGATCGAGAAACATCCGATCATGGGCGTTCCAAAGATCGGCTTTTCGGCGACGGGCAACATCCGGCGCAGCGAATGGGGACTCGGCTTCGGCATCCCCGAACTCAGCGATGAGGTGAAGTTGGTCATCGAAACACAGATGGTTCCCGCCGACCACCAGTTCCCGTGA
- a CDS encoding amidase, whose amino-acid sequence MTADTDTTDDLPLLDLDATAQAALVRTGRASPNDLLDAAIARIERLNPQVNALSAWDIEGARGRARGLDEKAPFAGVPTLLKDILAYSGQPLGLGSRLLQGHVAPSGSPYTNALDASGLLVLGRTTTSEFGLVGTTEALATGKTRNPWNLSLSTGGSSGGAAAAVASGMVPIAHASDGGGSIRGPSSLCGVFGFKPSRWRIRSAGLPKDMPLAAILSDHCISRSVRDSATWLRVTEVEDWARALPSAEELSEHPPKKLRIGYYHIDTFGNPPDEAVQDALQRTIELCRALGHAVFPVAAPDFDGLKASHAVYDVMAATTAGMASFFALGVAPDVIATGLEPYTLALIEHARDLPPARIAEAVAEIAFAGETAQAALNGVDVLLCPTIPFTAFPLGTVSPDCPPETIRRHFERSAAFTATASLAGWPAMSVPLHRSVQGLPAGSHFAARPGDDALLFRLAFQLERAAPWTSDLLCLSRKLTFNEP is encoded by the coding sequence ATGACCGCCGACACTGACACGACAGACGACCTGCCACTCCTCGATCTCGACGCCACGGCGCAGGCCGCACTGGTGCGTACGGGGCGCGCCTCGCCGAACGACCTGCTCGATGCCGCCATCGCCCGCATCGAGCGTTTGAACCCGCAAGTCAACGCCCTGAGTGCCTGGGACATCGAAGGTGCCCGCGGTCGCGCGCGCGGCCTCGATGAAAAGGCGCCATTCGCTGGCGTTCCGACCCTTTTGAAGGATATTCTGGCCTATTCAGGTCAGCCTCTGGGTCTCGGTTCCCGACTGTTACAGGGGCATGTCGCCCCCTCCGGCTCCCCTTATACGAATGCGCTCGATGCGTCTGGTCTCCTGGTTCTCGGCAGAACGACCACCTCGGAATTCGGCTTGGTCGGAACGACGGAAGCGCTTGCGACGGGCAAAACGCGCAATCCATGGAACCTCTCCCTCTCGACCGGTGGTTCTTCAGGCGGAGCGGCGGCGGCGGTCGCCTCGGGCATGGTGCCGATCGCCCATGCCTCCGATGGAGGTGGGTCGATCCGCGGCCCCTCGTCATTATGCGGCGTTTTCGGCTTCAAGCCGAGCCGCTGGCGGATACGTTCGGCGGGCTTGCCGAAGGACATGCCGCTGGCCGCCATCCTCAGCGATCACTGCATTAGCCGTTCGGTGCGCGACAGCGCGACCTGGCTTCGCGTGACGGAAGTGGAGGACTGGGCGCGCGCCCTACCCAGCGCCGAGGAGCTATCCGAGCATCCGCCGAAAAAGCTCCGGATCGGATACTATCACATCGATACTTTCGGCAATCCGCCGGATGAAGCCGTGCAGGACGCGTTGCAAAGAACCATCGAACTTTGCAGAGCGCTTGGTCATGCGGTCTTTCCTGTTGCCGCCCCCGACTTCGATGGCCTGAAGGCAAGCCACGCCGTCTATGACGTCATGGCCGCCACGACCGCCGGCATGGCATCGTTCTTTGCGCTCGGCGTCGCGCCGGATGTGATCGCTACGGGTCTCGAACCTTACACGCTTGCACTCATCGAGCACGCCCGTGACCTCCCACCGGCCCGCATTGCGGAGGCGGTCGCGGAGATCGCCTTCGCCGGCGAGACTGCCCAGGCTGCATTGAACGGGGTGGATGTGCTTCTTTGCCCGACCATCCCATTCACCGCCTTTCCGCTGGGGACGGTCTCGCCGGATTGCCCGCCCGAAACCATTCGACGTCATTTCGAGCGTAGCGCCGCCTTCACGGCGACCGCGTCGCTCGCCGGCTGGCCGGCTATGTCGGTGCCGCTCCATCGCAGCGTACAAGGCCTACCGGCGGGCAGCCATTTCGCCGCTCGGCCCGGTGATGACGCGCTCCTCTTCCGTCTGGCGTTCCAGCTCGAGCGGGCAGCGCCATGGACGTCCGATCTTCTTTGCCTGTCACGAAAATTGACCTTCAACGAACCGTGA
- a CDS encoding alpha/beta hydrolase — translation MMNREAPRVWLRMVLAGLLVLAGCAGRPEGVMVPSGEAPPGVSVVNLLVATTRAPSNQPGVLFSGERGTQLELRDIAISIPPDANREIGQVQWPEKLPADPMKHFSTVSVKPVANAEAGRVWLRHNLPKSRRVLVFVHGFNNRYEDAVYRFAQIVHDSKTDAAPVIFTWPSRASIFGYSYDKESANYSRDALEELLRAAVNTPDVGEITIMAHSMGTWLAVETLRQMAIRDGRVPKKIQQVILASPDLDVDVFGQQLRATGKDAKDRPQFTLFVSRDDRALTLSRRISGNVDRLGQINPAEEPYRSMLEKQGITVLDLTALKSGDRLNHGKFAESPEVVRLIGNRLIDGQSVTDSQIGLGDRLGAVALGTAQTVGSAASIAVSTPIAVFDPVTRRNYDDQWRHLGNSVESTTETAVGQ, via the coding sequence ATGATGAACCGGGAGGCGCCGCGTGTATGGCTCCGCATGGTCTTGGCCGGATTGCTGGTGCTCGCGGGCTGCGCCGGCCGGCCGGAAGGCGTGATGGTGCCGAGCGGGGAGGCGCCGCCCGGTGTGTCGGTGGTCAACCTGCTGGTGGCCACGACCCGCGCGCCCTCGAACCAGCCGGGCGTGCTCTTCTCCGGTGAGCGCGGCACGCAGCTCGAACTGCGCGACATCGCCATATCCATCCCGCCGGATGCCAACCGCGAGATCGGGCAGGTGCAATGGCCGGAAAAGCTGCCGGCCGATCCGATGAAGCATTTCTCGACTGTCAGCGTGAAGCCCGTGGCGAACGCCGAGGCCGGCCGCGTCTGGCTTCGGCACAACCTGCCGAAGAGCCGGCGCGTTCTCGTTTTCGTGCACGGCTTCAACAATCGCTATGAGGACGCGGTCTACCGCTTCGCGCAGATCGTCCACGATTCGAAGACCGACGCCGCGCCGGTTATCTTCACCTGGCCCTCGCGCGCCAGCATCTTCGGCTATTCCTACGACAAGGAAAGCGCCAACTATTCGCGCGATGCGCTGGAGGAGCTGCTACGGGCGGCGGTCAACACGCCGGATGTCGGGGAAATCACCATCATGGCCCATTCCATGGGCACCTGGCTTGCGGTGGAGACGCTGCGCCAGATGGCGATCCGCGACGGGCGCGTGCCGAAGAAGATCCAGCAGGTCATCCTGGCCTCGCCCGACCTCGACGTCGATGTCTTCGGCCAGCAGCTTCGCGCCACCGGCAAGGACGCCAAGGACCGGCCGCAGTTCACCCTCTTCGTATCGCGTGACGACCGGGCGCTGACGCTGTCGCGCCGCATCTCCGGCAATGTCGACCGGCTCGGACAGATCAACCCGGCCGAGGAGCCTTACCGCAGCATGCTGGAAAAGCAGGGCATCACCGTTCTCGACCTGACGGCGCTGAAGTCCGGCGACAGGCTCAACCATGGCAAGTTCGCCGAAAGCCCGGAAGTCGTCCGCCTCATCGGCAACCGCCTGATCGACGGGCAGTCCGTGACGGATTCGCAGATCGGGCTGGGCGACCGGCTCGGGGCTGTCGCCCTTGGCACGGCCCAGACGGTGGGCAGCGCGGCGAGCATCGCCGTCTCCACGCCGATCGCCGTCTTCGATCCGGTCACGCGCCGGAACTACGACGATCAGTGGCGGCATCTCGGCAATTCCGTCGAGAGCACGACGGAAACGGCCGTCGGGCAATGA
- a CDS encoding DUF1236 domain-containing protein, with amino-acid sequence MRKILVAGAALALIGATAAHADDRDKEALGGAAGGAAGAAAGAVIGGPVGAVVGGVAGFAIGAEAAVPEDARVYVMENPTPPVILEGQVTADTRFDDTVVLTPIPDHPDLAYLYVEDRPVIVRTDSRQVIYAPDIQTTASISSDIPETTITYVERHPLEPVVLEGPVEAGMVVPETVRIVEVPDSPSYGYIYVDRQPVLVDRGSREVIWVR; translated from the coding sequence ATGCGCAAGATTCTCGTGGCCGGCGCCGCCCTGGCCCTCATCGGCGCCACTGCCGCGCATGCGGACGACCGCGACAAGGAGGCTCTCGGCGGCGCGGCCGGCGGAGCTGCGGGCGCGGCCGCCGGCGCCGTGATCGGCGGGCCGGTCGGCGCCGTTGTGGGCGGAGTTGCCGGTTTCGCCATCGGGGCGGAAGCCGCCGTTCCGGAGGATGCCCGCGTCTATGTGATGGAGAATCCGACACCGCCGGTCATCCTGGAAGGCCAGGTAACCGCCGACACCCGGTTCGACGACACCGTGGTCCTGACGCCGATCCCCGATCACCCAGACCTCGCCTATCTCTATGTCGAGGACCGTCCGGTCATCGTGCGTACCGACAGCCGCCAGGTCATCTATGCGCCGGATATCCAGACGACCGCCAGCATATCGTCCGACATACCCGAGACGACGATCACCTATGTCGAGCGCCACCCGCTGGAGCCTGTCGTGCTGGAAGGACCGGTCGAGGCCGGGATGGTCGTTCCCGAGACGGTGCGGATCGTCGAGGTGCCGGACAGCCCGAGCTACGGCTACATCTATGTCGACCGGCAGCCGGTCCTCGTGGATCGCGGCAGTCGCGAGGTCATCTGGGTCCGCTGA